The proteins below are encoded in one region of Micromonospora yangpuensis:
- a CDS encoding DNA recombination protein RmuC, with protein sequence MEFSTLAVVVVCLAAGGALGWLAARSRTAAEVARLEATLAAAQAGEGRLEQSMRALSFEATAQSQEAVARAVAPLHDTLLRYESRVAELERDRVDAYAELREQVRAMGAVSGELRTETKQLVSALRAPQVRGRWGEHQLRRIVEAAGLLEHCDFNEQVTAAADHQTVRPDLVVRLHGGRSVVVDAKAPFDAYLTAMEARDERGREAQLTLHARHLRMHVEALAAKSYWAAFDSTPEFVVLFVPADTFLDVALQRDPTLLEHAFARNVVLATPATLVALLRTVAYSWRQESLARNAVAVHSLARELYGRLSTLGEHVGKLGTSLGGAVTAYNRAVGSLEARVLVSARKLAELGVSDQELATPGQLEVAPRQPQAPELADGAASTSTDR encoded by the coding sequence ATGGAGTTCTCGACGCTGGCCGTGGTGGTCGTCTGCCTCGCCGCCGGTGGTGCGCTCGGCTGGCTCGCCGCCCGGTCCCGGACGGCCGCCGAGGTGGCCCGGTTGGAGGCGACCCTGGCCGCCGCGCAGGCCGGCGAGGGACGGCTGGAGCAGTCGATGCGGGCGTTGAGCTTCGAGGCGACCGCCCAGTCCCAGGAGGCGGTGGCGCGGGCGGTGGCACCGCTGCACGACACGCTGCTGCGCTACGAGTCCCGGGTGGCCGAGTTGGAACGGGACCGGGTCGACGCGTACGCCGAACTGCGGGAGCAGGTGCGGGCGATGGGCGCGGTCTCGGGTGAGTTGCGTACCGAGACCAAGCAGTTGGTGTCGGCGCTGCGTGCGCCGCAGGTCCGGGGCCGCTGGGGCGAGCACCAGTTGCGGCGGATCGTCGAGGCCGCCGGCCTGCTGGAGCACTGTGACTTCAACGAGCAGGTCACCGCCGCCGCCGACCACCAGACGGTACGCCCCGACCTGGTGGTCCGGTTGCACGGCGGCCGGAGCGTGGTGGTGGACGCCAAGGCGCCCTTCGACGCGTACCTGACCGCGATGGAGGCCCGGGACGAGCGGGGCCGCGAGGCCCAGTTGACCCTGCACGCCCGACACCTGCGGATGCACGTCGAGGCGTTGGCGGCCAAGTCGTACTGGGCGGCGTTCGACAGCACGCCGGAGTTCGTGGTGCTGTTCGTGCCGGCCGACACCTTTCTCGACGTGGCGTTGCAGCGCGATCCGACGTTGCTGGAGCACGCCTTCGCCCGCAACGTCGTGCTGGCCACGCCGGCCACCCTGGTCGCGTTGCTGCGTACGGTGGCGTACTCGTGGCGGCAGGAGTCGTTGGCCCGCAACGCGGTGGCCGTGCACTCACTGGCCCGGGAGCTGTACGGGCGGCTCTCCACCCTCGGTGAGCACGTCGGCAAGCTGGGCACCTCGCTGGGCGGGGCGGTGACCGCGTACAACCGGGCGGTGGGGTCGCTGGAGGCGCGGGTGCTGGTCAGCGCCCGCAAGCTCGCCGAGTTGGGCGTTTCGGATCAGGAGTTGGCCACCCCGGGTCAGCTTGAGGTGGCGCCGCGCCAACCGCAGGCGCCCGAGTTGGCCGACGGGGCGGCGTCCACATCGACCGACCGCTGA
- a CDS encoding multicopper oxidase domain-containing protein codes for MDQNDVLDNQPEPPRRRRTSGLRTLLALAVAAVTLGSAGTAFAVQSGFFAEKPDGCVAPDRTLQLYAVELPKDPSTNQVRLGYGLTPQTASYPGPTMEMIEGECLAITLHNQVPEATLAQLRTDPEHPLGVSLHVHGVKYTQDSDGTVHSGSYVASGESRTYTWYAKPRNAKTGSPGTAGYWWYHDHVVGGTHGTQGLNAGLFGGLVVRRQGDLRPDRTYVSFFGDRQTINLRRGAEVDTCDAENPQPGPTCLVAKQGERVEFIVVGIGNDMHTFHLHGHAWADTRTGVVAGDNKALVDSIPVIDNKTLGPGDSFGVTIVAGDAVGPGHWMLHCHMQFHSDLGMATSLHILDKNGQMPPHHGHHGPAQVNGPAGNPTTAGSAAHAGHQPAGS; via the coding sequence GTGGATCAGAACGACGTGCTCGACAACCAACCCGAACCTCCGCGACGACGCCGAACAAGCGGCCTGCGTACCCTGCTCGCGCTGGCGGTGGCCGCGGTCACGCTGGGCAGCGCGGGAACGGCCTTCGCGGTCCAGTCCGGCTTCTTCGCCGAGAAGCCCGACGGCTGCGTCGCACCGGACCGCACCCTGCAGCTGTACGCGGTGGAGCTGCCCAAGGACCCGTCGACCAACCAGGTCCGGCTCGGGTACGGGCTGACCCCGCAGACCGCCTCGTACCCGGGGCCGACGATGGAGATGATCGAGGGCGAGTGCCTGGCGATCACCCTGCACAACCAGGTGCCGGAGGCGACCCTGGCGCAGCTGCGCACCGACCCGGAGCATCCGCTCGGGGTCTCGTTGCACGTGCACGGGGTCAAGTACACCCAGGACTCCGACGGCACGGTGCACAGCGGCTCGTACGTGGCCTCGGGCGAGTCGCGTACCTACACCTGGTACGCCAAGCCGCGCAACGCCAAGACCGGCTCGCCGGGCACCGCCGGCTACTGGTGGTACCACGACCACGTCGTCGGCGGCACCCACGGTACCCAGGGTCTCAACGCCGGCCTCTTCGGCGGCCTGGTGGTACGGCGGCAGGGCGACCTCCGGCCGGACCGCACCTACGTGAGCTTCTTCGGTGACCGGCAGACCATCAACCTGCGCCGGGGTGCCGAGGTGGACACCTGTGACGCGGAGAACCCACAGCCCGGACCGACCTGCCTGGTCGCCAAGCAGGGCGAGCGGGTGGAGTTCATCGTGGTCGGGATCGGCAACGACATGCACACCTTCCACCTGCACGGGCATGCCTGGGCGGACACCCGCACCGGGGTGGTCGCCGGGGACAACAAGGCGTTGGTCGACTCGATTCCGGTGATCGACAACAAGACACTCGGGCCGGGTGACTCCTTCGGGGTGACGATCGTCGCCGGTGACGCGGTCGGACCGGGGCACTGGATGCTGCACTGCCACATGCAGTTCCACTCCGACCTCGGCATGGCGACGTCGCTGCACATCCTCGACAAGAACGGCCAGATGCCGCCGCACCACGGGCACCACGGCCCGGCCCAGGTCAACGGGCCGGCCGGCAACCCCACCACGGCCGGAAGTGCGGCACACGCCGGGCACCAACCCGCCGGTTCCTGA
- a CDS encoding OmpL47-type beta-barrel domain-containing protein, whose product MLLRSLRDGTPSGPRPPIAPSGRFRRPLAALTLALTLVVTSALNAVPVGAQESSAQQLEQTLTWTADNDVTRYKTAPTTAVAGPTTLVFENSAATGNTSGMQHTLTFDTGDPRYNQDVNVNILADPFDANGGRWTVDVVLTPGTYRFFCAIPGHGSMTGLLVVTGGDEGEDTTAPTVSASLAGQQDNSGAYVGAATVTLTAEDAGSGVESVEYSLDGAPYTTYTAPLTVNEPGAHKVDYRATDVAGNTSAVRSVDFTVVAPPDPDTTAPTVTVAVSGERDADGAYVGAATVTLTASDADSGVARIEYSLDSQPFTTYTGPFAVNRPGQHSVSYRATDNAGNTSTAETVSFSVVMGGTDPDCPVLDTRTTVWFGTVNSGLPNRTVGTGCTINNLMASERNWLNHAEFMTHVRATTQHLMHLGVINRDERQLLVDSARESNVGKSDEQTGYRSLLSRSGASFKEWEHVGPGGFTRSSDGSITSKPVAGLGMLWYPVRSYGDFSLKLQWRDDAPGDGRANSGVFVRFPGVHQHPQESRPEWVAIKYGHEIQILDRTDGDQYKTGSVYGFDQVNLAGAGVTEKGTWNDYEIRVVGQHYSIFRNGVLINEYVNDPGAAFSPPRADDPGGAGRQNTHGYIGLQVHGANDIVSFRNVRVAPLTP is encoded by the coding sequence ATGCTATTGCGCTCCCTCAGAGACGGCACACCGAGCGGTCCCCGTCCTCCCATAGCACCCTCCGGCCGGTTCCGCCGGCCGCTGGCCGCCCTCACCCTGGCGCTCACCCTGGTGGTCACCTCCGCGCTGAACGCCGTGCCGGTGGGTGCCCAGGAGAGCAGCGCCCAGCAACTGGAGCAGACCCTCACCTGGACGGCGGACAACGATGTCACCAGGTACAAGACCGCGCCCACCACCGCCGTGGCCGGGCCGACCACGCTGGTCTTCGAGAACAGCGCGGCGACCGGCAACACCAGCGGCATGCAGCACACCCTGACCTTCGACACCGGTGACCCGCGGTACAACCAGGACGTCAACGTCAACATCCTGGCCGACCCGTTCGACGCCAACGGTGGCCGGTGGACGGTGGACGTGGTGCTCACCCCCGGCACGTACCGCTTCTTCTGCGCGATCCCCGGGCACGGCTCGATGACCGGCCTGCTGGTCGTCACCGGCGGAGACGAGGGGGAGGACACCACCGCACCGACGGTGAGCGCCTCGCTCGCCGGACAACAGGACAACAGCGGCGCGTACGTCGGGGCGGCCACCGTCACCCTGACCGCCGAGGACGCCGGGTCCGGTGTGGAAAGCGTCGAGTACTCCCTGGACGGTGCGCCCTACACCACGTACACCGCGCCGTTGACAGTCAACGAGCCCGGTGCGCACAAGGTCGACTACCGGGCCACCGATGTCGCCGGCAACACCTCGGCGGTCCGGTCGGTGGACTTCACGGTGGTCGCTCCGCCGGACCCGGACACCACCGCGCCGACGGTCACGGTGGCGGTCAGCGGCGAGCGGGACGCCGACGGCGCGTACGTCGGTGCGGCCACGGTGACCCTGACCGCCAGCGACGCCGACTCCGGCGTGGCCCGGATCGAGTACTCCCTGGACAGCCAGCCGTTCACCACGTACACCGGTCCGTTCGCGGTCAACCGGCCGGGTCAGCACAGCGTGAGCTACCGGGCCACCGACAACGCCGGCAACACCTCGACGGCCGAGACGGTCAGCTTCTCGGTGGTGATGGGTGGTACCGACCCGGACTGCCCGGTGCTGGACACCCGGACGACTGTCTGGTTCGGCACGGTCAACAGCGGGTTGCCGAACCGGACGGTGGGCACCGGCTGCACGATCAACAACCTGATGGCCAGCGAGCGGAACTGGCTCAACCACGCCGAGTTCATGACCCACGTCCGGGCGACCACCCAGCACCTGATGCACCTCGGGGTGATCAACCGGGACGAGCGGCAGCTCCTGGTCGACTCGGCCCGCGAGTCGAACGTCGGCAAGTCCGACGAGCAGACCGGCTACCGGTCACTGCTGAGCCGCTCGGGCGCCTCGTTCAAGGAGTGGGAGCACGTCGGCCCGGGTGGGTTCACCCGCAGCTCCGACGGCTCGATCACCAGCAAGCCGGTCGCCGGCCTGGGCATGCTCTGGTACCCGGTCCGCAGCTACGGTGACTTCTCGCTGAAGCTGCAGTGGCGCGACGACGCCCCGGGCGACGGCCGGGCCAACAGCGGGGTCTTCGTCCGCTTCCCGGGTGTGCACCAGCACCCGCAGGAGTCCCGGCCCGAGTGGGTGGCGATCAAGTACGGCCACGAGATCCAGATCCTCGACCGCACCGACGGTGACCAGTACAAGACCGGGTCGGTCTACGGATTCGACCAGGTGAACCTGGCCGGGGCCGGGGTCACCGAGAAGGGCACCTGGAACGACTACGAGATCCGGGTGGTCGGGCAGCACTACTCGATCTTCCGCAACGGCGTGCTGATCAACGAGTACGTCAACGACCCCGGTGCGGCCTTCAGCCCGCCGCGGGCGGACGACCCGGGTGGCGCCGGCCGGCAGAACACCCACGGGTACATCGGCCTCCAGGTGCACGGGGCGAACGACATCGTCAGCTTCCGCAACGTCCGCGTCGCGCCGCTGACCCCCTGA
- a CDS encoding ThuA domain-containing protein gives MALKRHFRLTRLTTSTRRALAVTSAAVLTAGLLAVVPAASEPASAAPPTWGSRVVNVLVFHGPAADQADPVNRAANIIRQLGSEHGFYVHTSADPGVFTADNLAKYRSVVFLSANGVTLSDDQEAAFQSYVKGGGGFVGIHDAAYAQPSSEWFTGLIGTRPAPSLPAAEKVVEATASGQNPPNEAATHAFDGTTSTKWLTRTNTGWLAGKLAEPTVVDRYALSSANDFPGRDPKDWTLQGSADGQTWTDLDKRTGESFPQRFQTKQYSFTNTQAYQHYRLNITANSGEPLIQLAELWLIGNDAPAAPETKVQEAVVQVTDRQHPANKGLPLNWTRSDQWINWDPSPVGRVHTIAQVDETSYDAGLAGNGPFHPVSWCRDYDGGRSFYTGMGRTEDTWTSDTQFRSHLLGALQWTAGTVQGDCKATISANYRVERLTVANQSGQLDQIGEPHGLTIAEDGSVFYIGKAACPSGPIADWNNPNVGLGCGTIHRWDPESKQVKLLTTLPVMGNRGSGSELVKNEEGLIGITLDPKFAENGWVYAFWMPHESIDREKRVGKRTVSRFTYDKQADSIDQDTRKDLLSWDTQIHSCCHAGGGMAFDNEGNLYIGSGDANSSGGSNGYSGNNWTQEYAGISFQDARRTSGNTNSYNGKILRIHPEDDGTYTVPEGNLFTGQEEGGGKTLPEIYVMGVRNISRLNWDPVNNWLTAAWVGPDAATPSPELGPAKYEHATIITSAGNQGWPYCMGNNQPYRDRSNTDATQLTGWYDCDNLKNTSPRNTGLVDIPPSRPSMIWYSPQGGGPVYPTRTDGSGLPSYVLGEETFTRPYLRGGGQAVMDGPTYQRSKVDTDSGVAWPAHWDNKWFIGDQSNSGNRVAVTVDPAAVPEQGAPSFAEDLRAIIPGGNGANQLQSWMDAKFGPDGALYMLDYAGGFFSLHGNQKLIRIVYTGGEPTPGPSHASAQIEAASNYRTVSFSSAKVGGVSWEWDFGDGTKGSTQPHPTHTYRTHGSYQVTLKVKYADGKTATSTIDVSTGCVAPDRRDTVWLLDTDTGLPNRKANGGCTINDLIDDERSWPNQGSFLAHLDSVLDHLSKTRVINNEEKAALRTAGEASPIGRTPGYQPIFDGSAYSLADWRQAPGGSFALNPDGSIRSIGGMGMLWYAGQELADYSIKLKFRDSSPGTTRANSGVFVRFPDPRTPLEERPEGSCSTLGSARTSQAWVAIMCGHEIQLYDGATGEPQKTGSVYNFQPLTLDQSGATPKGEWNDYEIRVVGQRYTIIRNGVTLNVFDNVPGKQSSRAGDPPTDLRQFTSGFVGLQNHGNSDVMDFRDIRVRAL, from the coding sequence ATGGCCCTTAAACGCCATTTCCGACTAACCCGACTGACCACCTCCACCCGCCGCGCGCTCGCCGTGACCTCGGCCGCCGTCCTCACCGCCGGCCTGCTCGCCGTGGTCCCGGCCGCGTCCGAGCCGGCCAGCGCGGCCCCGCCCACCTGGGGATCCCGGGTGGTCAACGTGCTGGTCTTCCACGGACCCGCCGCCGACCAGGCCGACCCGGTGAACCGGGCCGCCAACATCATCCGCCAGCTCGGCAGCGAGCACGGGTTCTACGTGCACACCTCCGCCGACCCGGGCGTCTTCACCGCCGACAACCTGGCCAAGTACCGCAGCGTCGTCTTCCTCTCCGCCAACGGGGTGACCCTCAGCGACGACCAGGAGGCGGCCTTCCAGTCGTACGTCAAGGGCGGCGGCGGTTTCGTCGGCATCCACGACGCCGCGTACGCCCAGCCCAGCTCGGAGTGGTTCACCGGCCTGATCGGCACCCGGCCGGCACCCAGCCTGCCCGCCGCCGAGAAGGTGGTGGAGGCGACCGCCAGCGGTCAGAACCCGCCGAACGAGGCCGCCACCCACGCCTTCGACGGCACCACCAGCACCAAGTGGCTGACCCGGACCAACACCGGCTGGTTGGCCGGCAAGCTCGCCGAGCCGACCGTGGTCGACCGGTACGCCCTCTCCTCGGCCAACGACTTCCCCGGCCGGGACCCGAAGGACTGGACGCTGCAGGGCTCCGCCGACGGACAGACCTGGACCGACCTGGACAAGCGCACCGGCGAGAGCTTCCCGCAGCGCTTCCAGACCAAGCAGTACTCGTTCACCAACACCCAGGCCTACCAGCACTACCGGCTCAACATCACCGCCAACAGCGGTGAGCCGCTCATCCAGCTCGCCGAGCTGTGGCTGATCGGCAACGACGCGCCGGCGGCCCCGGAGACCAAGGTGCAGGAGGCGGTGGTCCAGGTGACCGACCGCCAGCACCCGGCCAACAAGGGCCTGCCGCTGAACTGGACCCGCTCCGACCAGTGGATCAACTGGGACCCGAGCCCGGTCGGCCGGGTGCACACCATCGCCCAGGTCGACGAGACCAGCTACGACGCCGGACTCGCCGGCAACGGTCCGTTCCACCCGGTCTCCTGGTGCCGTGACTACGACGGCGGCCGGTCCTTCTACACCGGGATGGGGCGTACCGAGGACACCTGGACCTCCGACACCCAGTTCCGCAGCCACCTGCTCGGCGCGCTGCAGTGGACCGCCGGCACGGTCCAGGGTGACTGCAAGGCGACCATCTCGGCCAACTACCGGGTCGAGCGGCTCACCGTGGCCAACCAGTCCGGGCAGCTCGACCAGATCGGCGAGCCGCACGGGCTGACCATCGCCGAGGACGGCTCGGTCTTCTACATCGGCAAGGCGGCCTGCCCGTCCGGCCCGATCGCCGACTGGAACAACCCCAACGTCGGCCTGGGCTGCGGCACCATCCACCGCTGGGACCCGGAGAGCAAGCAGGTCAAGCTGCTCACCACCCTGCCGGTGATGGGCAACCGGGGCAGCGGCAGCGAGCTGGTCAAGAACGAAGAGGGCCTGATCGGCATCACCCTCGACCCGAAGTTCGCCGAGAACGGCTGGGTCTACGCGTTCTGGATGCCGCACGAGTCCATCGACCGGGAGAAGCGGGTCGGCAAGCGGACCGTCTCCCGGTTCACCTACGACAAGCAGGCCGACTCGATCGACCAGGACACCCGCAAGGACCTGCTGAGCTGGGACACCCAGATCCACAGCTGCTGCCACGCCGGTGGCGGGATGGCCTTCGACAACGAGGGCAACCTCTACATCGGCAGCGGGGACGCCAACTCCTCCGGCGGCTCCAACGGCTACTCCGGCAACAACTGGACCCAGGAGTACGCCGGCATCTCGTTCCAGGATGCCCGCCGTACCTCCGGCAACACCAACAGCTACAACGGCAAGATCCTGCGGATCCACCCGGAGGACGACGGCACGTACACCGTTCCCGAGGGCAACCTCTTCACCGGGCAGGAGGAGGGTGGCGGCAAGACCCTCCCCGAGATCTACGTGATGGGTGTCCGCAACATCTCCCGGCTCAACTGGGACCCGGTGAACAACTGGCTGACCGCGGCCTGGGTCGGCCCGGACGCCGCCACGCCGAGCCCGGAGCTGGGCCCGGCCAAGTACGAGCACGCCACCATCATCACCTCCGCCGGTAACCAGGGCTGGCCGTACTGCATGGGCAACAACCAGCCGTACCGGGACCGGAGCAACACCGACGCGACCCAGCTGACCGGCTGGTACGACTGCGACAACCTGAAGAACACCTCGCCGCGCAACACCGGTCTGGTGGACATTCCGCCGTCCCGGCCCAGCATGATCTGGTACTCGCCGCAGGGTGGTGGGCCGGTCTACCCGACCCGCACCGACGGCAGCGGGCTGCCCTCGTACGTCCTCGGTGAGGAGACCTTCACCCGCCCGTACCTGCGCGGTGGTGGCCAGGCCGTGATGGACGGCCCGACCTACCAGCGCTCGAAGGTCGACACCGACAGCGGGGTGGCCTGGCCGGCCCACTGGGACAACAAGTGGTTCATCGGCGACCAGTCCAACTCGGGCAACCGGGTGGCGGTCACCGTCGACCCGGCCGCCGTGCCCGAGCAGGGCGCACCGTCCTTCGCCGAGGACCTGCGGGCGATCATCCCGGGCGGCAACGGGGCCAACCAGCTCCAGTCCTGGATGGACGCCAAGTTCGGCCCGGACGGCGCGCTCTACATGCTGGACTACGCCGGTGGCTTCTTCAGCCTGCACGGCAACCAGAAGCTGATCCGGATCGTCTACACCGGCGGCGAGCCCACCCCGGGCCCGAGCCACGCCAGCGCGCAGATCGAGGCCGCCAGCAACTACCGGACGGTCTCCTTCTCCAGCGCCAAGGTCGGTGGCGTCTCCTGGGAGTGGGACTTCGGCGACGGCACCAAGGGCTCCACCCAGCCGCACCCGACACACACCTACCGCACGCACGGCTCGTACCAGGTCACGCTGAAGGTGAAGTACGCCGACGGCAAGACCGCCACCAGCACCATCGACGTCAGCACCGGCTGCGTCGCGCCGGACCGGCGCGACACGGTCTGGCTGCTCGACACCGACACCGGCCTGCCCAACCGGAAGGCCAACGGCGGGTGCACGATCAACGACCTGATCGACGACGAGCGGAGCTGGCCCAACCAGGGCTCGTTCCTGGCCCACCTGGACTCCGTGCTCGACCACCTCAGCAAGACCCGGGTGATCAACAACGAGGAGAAGGCCGCGCTGCGGACCGCCGGTGAGGCGTCCCCGATCGGCCGTACCCCCGGCTACCAGCCCATCTTCGACGGGTCGGCGTACTCGTTGGCGGACTGGCGGCAGGCACCCGGCGGGTCGTTCGCGCTCAACCCCGACGGGTCCATCCGCAGTATCGGCGGCATGGGCATGCTCTGGTACGCCGGCCAGGAACTGGCCGACTACTCGATCAAGCTCAAGTTCCGGGACTCCTCGCCGGGCACCACCCGAGCCAACAGCGGTGTCTTCGTCCGGTTCCCGGACCCGCGGACGCCGCTGGAGGAGCGGCCCGAGGGCAGTTGCTCCACGCTGGGCTCGGCCCGCACCTCCCAGGCCTGGGTGGCGATCATGTGCGGTCACGAGATTCAGCTGTACGACGGGGCGACCGGTGAGCCCCAGAAGACCGGTTCGGTGTACAACTTCCAGCCGCTGACCCTGGACCAGTCGGGGGCCACCCCGAAGGGTGAGTGGAACGACTACGAGATCCGGGTGGTCGGGCAGCGCTACACGATCATCCGTAACGGGGTCACCCTGAACGTCTTCGACAACGTCCCGGGCAAGCAGTCCTCCCGGGCCGGGGACCCCCCGACCGACCTGCGTCAGTTCACCAGCGGGTTCGTCGGTCTGCAGAACCACGGCAACAGTGACGTGATGGACTTCCGGGACATCCGGGTCCGCGCGCTCTGA
- the ppc gene encoding phosphoenolpyruvate carboxylase has protein sequence MTDHHDHDGPDAALRADIRRLGTLLGQTLARQEGRPLLDLVEEIRAQVRTDAPAAAQRLGGLDVTTGTKLARAFSTYFHLANITEQVHRARDLRRRRAVQGGWLDQAARMIAERGVPAEEIAAAARRLAVRPVFTAHPTEAARRSILSKLRAVADELDTETANAILYGASDEGPANRRLAELLDLMWQTDELRLDRPDPTDEARNAIYYLRDLYAEAAPQVLDDLAETLRTLGVETSPTARPLTFGSWIGGDRDGNPFVTPLVTREVLTIQHEHGIAATEAAMEALIDEVSVSRRLRGVSLDLSASLAADLDALPEVAPRFRRVNAEEPYRLKARCVKAKLANTRQRLRQATPHVPGRDYRGSAELIADLELLRASLARNAGQLTAVGRLASTIRTVSAFGLHLATLDVREHAEKHHEVLGQLYRSVGEVDDYPALSRLERTKLLADELAGRRPLSAADTPLTESARKTFDVFTTIREAQDRFGSEIIESYIISMTLGVDDVLAAVVLAREAGLVDVHSGRARIGLVPLLETPAELNAGGELLDELLSLPAYRALVAARGDVQEVMLGYSDSNKEAGITTSQWSIHRAQRALRDVAARHGVHLRLFHGRGGTVGRGGGPTHEAILAQPYGTLDGAIKVTEQGEVISDKYTLPSLARENLELTLAAVLQATLLHTAPRQPAEMLERWDATMDVVSEAAFRSYRSLVENPDLPAYFWASTPTELLGALNIGSRPAKRPNTGAGLSGLRAIPWVFGWTQTRQIVPGWFGVGAGLAAAREAGHADVLAEMYRNWHFFRTFLSNVEMMLTKTDLSIARRYVETLVPEPLHPIFDTIEEQYELTRREVLAVTASPDLLDNSPVLQRTLAVRDTYLEPLHHLQVALLRQYRDSGAAGRAVVTAPGGRRAPSDGTALERALLTTVNGIAAGMRNTG, from the coding sequence GTGACCGACCACCACGACCACGACGGCCCCGACGCCGCCCTGCGGGCGGACATCCGCCGGCTCGGCACCCTGCTCGGCCAGACCCTGGCCCGGCAGGAGGGCCGTCCCCTGCTGGACCTGGTCGAGGAGATCCGCGCCCAGGTGCGCACCGACGCCCCGGCCGCCGCCCAGCGGCTCGGCGGGCTGGACGTGACCACCGGCACCAAGCTGGCCCGCGCCTTCTCCACCTACTTCCACCTGGCCAACATCACCGAGCAGGTGCACCGGGCCCGGGACCTGCGCCGCCGCCGGGCGGTCCAGGGCGGCTGGCTGGACCAGGCGGCCCGGATGATCGCCGAGCGGGGGGTGCCGGCGGAGGAGATCGCCGCGGCAGCCCGCCGGCTGGCGGTCCGGCCGGTCTTCACCGCCCACCCGACCGAGGCGGCCCGGCGCTCGATCCTGTCCAAGCTGCGGGCCGTCGCCGACGAGCTGGACACCGAGACCGCCAACGCCATCCTCTACGGCGCCAGCGACGAGGGACCGGCCAACCGGCGACTGGCCGAGCTGCTCGACCTGATGTGGCAGACCGACGAGCTGCGGCTGGACCGGCCCGACCCGACCGACGAGGCGCGCAACGCCATCTACTACCTGCGTGACCTGTACGCCGAGGCCGCCCCGCAGGTCCTCGACGACCTCGCCGAGACGCTGCGTACCCTCGGGGTGGAGACCTCCCCCACCGCCCGGCCGCTGACCTTCGGCAGCTGGATCGGCGGCGACCGGGACGGCAACCCGTTCGTCACCCCGCTGGTCACCCGCGAGGTGCTGACCATCCAGCACGAGCACGGCATCGCTGCCACCGAGGCGGCGATGGAGGCGCTGATCGACGAGGTGAGCGTCTCCCGCCGGCTGCGCGGGGTGTCGCTGGACCTCTCCGCCAGCCTCGCCGCCGACCTGGACGCGTTGCCCGAGGTGGCCCCCCGGTTCCGTCGGGTCAACGCCGAGGAGCCGTACCGGCTCAAGGCCCGCTGTGTGAAGGCCAAGCTGGCCAACACCCGCCAGCGGCTGCGCCAGGCCACCCCGCACGTACCCGGGCGGGACTACCGGGGCTCGGCCGAGCTGATCGCCGACCTGGAGCTGCTGCGCGCCTCGCTGGCCCGCAACGCCGGCCAGCTCACCGCCGTCGGCCGGCTCGCCTCCACCATCCGTACGGTCTCCGCGTTCGGGCTGCACCTGGCGACCCTGGACGTACGCGAGCACGCCGAGAAGCACCACGAGGTGCTCGGTCAGCTCTACCGCTCGGTGGGTGAGGTCGACGACTACCCGGCGCTGAGCCGGCTGGAACGCACCAAGCTCCTCGCCGACGAGCTGGCCGGTCGTCGACCGCTCTCCGCCGCCGACACCCCACTCACCGAGTCGGCCCGCAAGACCTTCGACGTCTTCACCACCATCCGCGAGGCGCAGGACCGGTTCGGCTCCGAGATCATCGAGTCGTACATCATCTCGATGACCCTCGGGGTGGACGACGTGCTCGCCGCCGTGGTGCTGGCCCGCGAGGCCGGTCTGGTGGACGTGCACAGCGGCCGGGCCCGGATCGGCCTCGTGCCGCTGCTGGAGACCCCGGCCGAGCTGAACGCCGGCGGCGAACTCCTCGACGAACTGCTCTCCCTGCCGGCGTACCGGGCGCTGGTGGCGGCCCGGGGTGACGTGCAGGAGGTGATGCTCGGCTACTCCGACTCCAACAAGGAGGCCGGCATCACCACCAGCCAGTGGTCCATCCACCGGGCCCAGCGGGCGCTGCGGGACGTGGCCGCCCGGCACGGCGTACACCTGCGGCTGTTCCACGGTCGCGGCGGCACCGTCGGGCGCGGTGGCGGCCCGACCCACGAGGCGATCCTGGCCCAGCCGTACGGCACCCTGGACGGCGCGATCAAGGTCACCGAGCAGGGTGAGGTCATCTCCGACAAGTACACCCTGCCCTCGCTGGCCCGGGAGAACCTGGAGCTGACCCTGGCGGCGGTGCTGCAGGCGACGCTGCTGCACACCGCGCCCCGGCAGCCGGCCGAGATGCTGGAACGCTGGGACGCGACGATGGACGTGGTCTCCGAGGCGGCCTTCCGGTCGTACCGCTCGCTGGTGGAGAACCCGGACCTGCCGGCGTACTTCTGGGCCTCCACCCCGACCGAGCTGCTCGGCGCGCTGAACATCGGCTCCCGGCCGGCGAAGCGGCCCAACACCGGCGCGGGCCTGTCCGGCCTGCGGGCGATCCCGTGGGTCTTCGGCTGGACCCAGACCCGGCAGATCGTGCCCGGCTGGTTCGGCGTGGGCGCCGGGCTGGCCGCCGCCCGGGAGGCCGGCCACGCCGACGTGCTCGCCGAGATGTACCGCAACTGGCACTTCTTCCGGACGTTCCTGTCGAACGTGGAGATGATGCTCACCAAGACCGACCTGAGCATCGCCCGCCGGTACGTCGAGACCCTGGTGCCGGAGCCGTTGCACCCGATCTTCGACACCATCGAGGAGCAGTACGAGCTGACCCGGCGCGAGGTGCTGGCGGTGACCGCCTCACCCGACCTGCTGGACAACTCGCCGGTGCTGCAACGCACCCTGGCCGTGCGGGACACCTACCTGGAGCCGCTGCACCACCTGCAGGTGGCGTTGCTGCGCCAGTACCGCGACTCCGGTGCCGCCGGCCGGGCGGTCGTCACCGCCCCCGGTGGCCGCCGCGCCCCCAGTGACGGCACCGCCCTGGAGCGCGCCCTGCTCACCACGGTCAACGGCATCGCCGCCGGCATGCGCAACACCGGCTGA